Genomic segment of Arthrobacter antioxidans:
CGACGACGAGGATGAGGACGAACAGTCCGGCCATGAACGTGGAGATCCTGGTGCGCGCTCCGGAGGCCTTCACGTTGATCATGGTCTGGCCGACCATCGCGCAGCCGCCCATGCCGCCGAAGAACCCGGTGACGATGTTCGCGGTCCCCTGACCCCACGATTCGCGGGTCTTGTTCGACCGGGTGTCGGTGACGTCGTCGACGAGCTTTGCGGTCATCAGCGACTCCATCAGACCGACGACGGCCATGCCGGCCGCGAACGGGGCGATGATCTGGAAGGTCTCGAGGGTGAGCGGAACGTTCGGGAAGAACAGGGACGGCAGGCTCTCTGGCAGTTCACCCTTGTCTCCCACGGTGGGGACGGTGATCGCGAGGACGACGGCAGCCGCGGTGACGACGACGATGGCCACCAGGGGTGCGGGAACCGCGCGGGTGATACGCGGCAGCAGGAAGATGATGACCAGTCCGACGGCAACCATCGGGTACACGAGCCAGGGAACACCGATCAGCTCCGGCAGCTGGGAGGTGAAGATCAGGATGGCCAGAGCGTTCACGAAGCCCACCATGACCGATCGGGGGATGAAGCGCATGAGTTTCGCGACCCCGAGGACGCCGAGGAGCACCTGGAAGATCCCGGCCAGGATGACCGCGGCGATGAAGTAGTCGATCCCGTGACTTGCCACCAGGGGTGCGATGACCAGGGCCGTCGCGGCCGTGGCCGCGGAAATCATCGCCGGGCGTCCGCCGAGGAACGCGATGGACACGGCCATGGTGAAGGAGGCGAACAATCCGATCCGCGGGTCGACACCGGCGATGAGGGAGAACGCGATCGCCTCCGGAATCAGGGCCAGGGCGACGACGAGGCCGGCGAGGACCTCGGTGCGCAGCAGGCGCGGCGTTCGCAGGGTCCGCCAGACGGATTGGCGGTCCTCGGGTGTCAAGGGCGGAGCGGTGGTGGCAACAGCCATAGGAGTCCCCTTTCAGGGATCAGGAGGGCGCATTAGCTGCCCTCGGTGGTGAAGACGGTGGGGGCGCGACGCTGCGTCCGGGAAGAAGAAGGAGGGGGCCATCGGACCCACGCATAACTATACTCTAACGTAATGGTAGAGTTAGGCGTGTAGGGCAGAGCAAGCTATCAGGAGGATTTTCCGTGCATATCGGTGAGCTCGCAGACCGGACAGGCCTGTCCCTGCGCACGCTGCGCCACTATGACGAGGTCGGACTCCTGCGCCCCAGCGGGCGCACCGACGGAGGATTCCGGGTCTACTCGGAAGACGACTTCACCCGGCTGACCCTGATTCGACAGGCACGAGCCCTGAAGTTCGGCCTCGACGAAATCAGCGTGCTCCTCGACGTCCTCACCGCACGTTCGGGCTACCACGGGCTGGTGGAACTCGACGCGATGGAAACCCTGCTCGCGGAAGCATGCCGGCGCCGCACGAGACTCGTGGCTGACCTCGGCCGCGCGGACGACCTCATCACGCTCCTGTCCAGCAGCCTTCAACGCCCCGTCCAGCCTGCGGTTCAGCAGGCGGGGTAGATACCACTGCCTTCGGAGCCGGCGGCAGATCCGGGATCTTCGTCGATCGCCTCGGCGAACCCTTGTGGTCGCCTTACAGCCTCCGGAACAACTCACCCAGCACGATCACCCGGTTCCCACCATGGGTAGGAGACATTTCTTGACGACGTCGGACACAGTCCAACACCACGGAACACCACCCGGTCCCGGGAGCGCGCCGTCGGCTGCACCGGCCGGCCAGTCGGGCACCTTTCGGCCGGAGGTGCAGGGCCTCCGCG
This window contains:
- a CDS encoding SulP family inorganic anion transporter is translated as MAVATTAPPLTPEDRQSVWRTLRTPRLLRTEVLAGLVVALALIPEAIAFSLIAGVDPRIGLFASFTMAVSIAFLGGRPAMISAATAATALVIAPLVASHGIDYFIAAVILAGIFQVLLGVLGVAKLMRFIPRSVMVGFVNALAILIFTSQLPELIGVPWLVYPMVAVGLVIIFLLPRITRAVPAPLVAIVVVTAAAVVLAITVPTVGDKGELPESLPSLFFPNVPLTLETFQIIAPFAAGMAVVGLMESLMTAKLVDDVTDTRSNKTRESWGQGTANIVTGFFGGMGGCAMVGQTMINVKASGARTRISTFMAGLFVLILVVALGDVVALVPMAALVAVMIFVSIATFDWHSIQPGTLNRMPKSETTVMLATVIVTVWTHNLAIGVIVGVLVAMVAFARRVAHFVTVDRTVEEHFGVSVAKYEVSGELFFASSNDLYTQFEYAEDPDTIVIDMYGSHLWDASTIAALDAITAKYDSYGKSVQIEGLNTASLAIRERLGGHLGGGH
- a CDS encoding MerR family transcriptional regulator; translated protein: MHIGELADRTGLSLRTLRHYDEVGLLRPSGRTDGGFRVYSEDDFTRLTLIRQARALKFGLDEISVLLDVLTARSGYHGLVELDAMETLLAEACRRRTRLVADLGRADDLITLLSSSLQRPVQPAVQQAG